The genomic region TGGCCGCATGGTCATGGCACAAAATGTTTTTCAATGGGGAGATCAAGCAGATCGATCAACCCAAACTCGCCCGCGAAGCGGGAGCGACAGGTCTCGAATTGGTCAACGCCTTCTTTCCCTCTCCGCAATATAGTTATTTAAAGAAATTGATGAAAACCGCCGAGAGCGAGGGCATCCGCATTTTGTTGATTATGTGCGACGACGAAGGCGACTTCTCTTCGCCGGACTTTCGCGAGCAGCGCCAGGCGATCGTCAATCATCGCAAATGGATCGATATCGCCGCCGTTTTGGGGTGCCATAGCATCCGCGTCAACGCCGGAGAAAAACACATATCGCCGGATGAGGACATGAAAACCGCCGCCGCCAGTTTCTACGAATTGTGCCAATACGCTCGCCAATACGGTCTCAACGTCATCATCGAAAATCACGGCCAGCGCACGGAAGATCCGAAATGGCTGGCGAAACTTATCGAAACCGTCGCAGCGCCCAATTTCGGAACCCTGCCCGATTTCGGTAATTTCCCGCAGGGAACCGATCTCTATAAAGCCATTGAAACGCTGATGCCTTACGCCAAAGCCGTCAGCGCCAAATGCTACGACTTCGACGAAAAGGGAAACGAAACCAAGATCGACTTCTCCCGAATGATGGATATCGTCCTCAAAGCCGGATATCAAGGCTTCGTCGGCGTCGAGTTCGAAGGCGATCGCATGAGCGAAATCGAAGGAACCAAGGCAGGCGTGAAATTGCTGCAACGCATTCAGGCGGGCAGCTAAACGATTTCCGCCAAACGGTTTTCGATCGCCCTCTTCTCCATTCCGGAGAGGAGTATTTTTTTGGAGCGCGAATTCTCTCCCGATAGTATGCGAATTTGGCTTTTGGGGAGGGAAAACGTTTTCGCCAGGAGTTGGACGAGTTCCTTGTTGGCTTGGCCGTCGACGGGGGGAGAGTGCAGGAATACCTTCAACTCCTGGCCGTGGACGCCCGCAATTCGCGATTGCGCCGCTTTGGGCGCAGCCCGCACCGCTAGAATAACGCCCTCGTCAGACGCTTGCAAGAATGTTGGATTCATGGAGTTCCGCAATCAAATCGTCCCGGTCCGGCAACAAGGATCGCAACGCATCGGCCAACGCCCGCTTGACCTTTTCCACGCTGGGCAATTCGAGCACATGAGCGCCGAATTCGCG from Candidatus Omnitrophota bacterium harbors:
- a CDS encoding sugar phosphate isomerase/epimerase family protein, with the translated sequence MKRRCFIHTTGGALFAANALPTAAGESEAAMQEKFHISVAAWSWHKMFFNGEIKQIDQPKLAREAGATGLELVNAFFPSPQYSYLKKLMKTAESEGIRILLIMCDDEGDFSSPDFREQRQAIVNHRKWIDIAAVLGCHSIRVNAGEKHISPDEDMKTAAASFYELCQYARQYGLNVIIENHGQRTEDPKWLAKLIETVAAPNFGTLPDFGNFPQGTDLYKAIETLMPYAKAVSAKCYDFDEKGNETKIDFSRMMDIVLKAGYQGFVGVEFEGDRMSEIEGTKAGVKLLQRIQAGS
- a CDS encoding DUF167 domain-containing protein, with product MNPTFLQASDEGVILAVRAAPKAAQSRIAGVHGQELKVFLHSPPVDGQANKELVQLLAKTFSLPKSQIRILSGENSRSKKILLSGMEKRAIENRLAEIV